Proteins from one Pongo abelii isolate AG06213 chromosome 7, NHGRI_mPonAbe1-v2.0_pri, whole genome shotgun sequence genomic window:
- the LOC129047662 gene encoding LOW QUALITY PROTEIN: cuticle collagen 2-like (The sequence of the model RefSeq protein was modified relative to this genomic sequence to represent the inferred CDS: inserted 1 base in 1 codon) → MSTLSGRPFSSLLLGQGDHRGATWLGRGGGAGPGQSGPGHGQGTVTAWAGAGEPGAGQGPSCPRCARAASRGRQRARSGPRRSPSPRPPRCPAPPRAYPRSPRSDAPXSAERPLAPGPSSSPGAGRAPGAMASPSGSSEATGKPRGRDGRPRREEDDVPPEEKRLQLGMERGSAQPEDCEDGGEAPRPGREETGTQIGGDGRGILLRNS, encoded by the exons ATGTCCACCCTCTCGGGGcgtcccttctcttctcttctccttgggCAGGGAGACCATCGGGGTGCAACCTGGCTGGGGCGGGGAGGAGGTGCAGGGCCTGGCCAGAGCGGGCCTGGCCACGGGCAGGGGACAGTGACCGCCTGGGCCGGGGCAGGTGAGCCCGGCGCAGGCCAGGGCCCGTCGTGTCCGCGGTGCGCGCGAGCGGCCAGCAGAGGGCGGCAGAGAGCCAGGAGCGGCCCGCGGAGGAGCCCGAGCCCGCGCCCGCCCCGATGCCCAGCTCCGCCCCGCGCGTACCCACGGAGCCCGCGCTCAGATGCCC GCTCCGCCGAGAGGCCACTCGCACCGGGTCCTTCCTCTTCCCCAGGTGCAGGCAGAGCCCCCGGAGCCATGGCCAGCCCTTCCGGCAGCTCCGAAGCCACTGGCAAGCCCCGAGGCAGGGATGGCCGACCCAGGAGGGAGGAGGACGACGTCCCTCCCGAGGAGAAGAGGCTGCAGCTGGGGATGGAGCGGGGAAGCGCACAGCCCGAGGACTGCGAGGACGGGGGGGAGGCGCCGCGGCCAGGCAGGGAGGAGACCGGCACCCAGATAGGTGGCGACGGCAGAGGA